Proteins from one Panicum virgatum strain AP13 chromosome 7K, P.virgatum_v5, whole genome shotgun sequence genomic window:
- the LOC120640515 gene encoding ABC transporter G family member 41-like isoform X3 yields the protein MMIGPSKALFMDEISTGLDSSTTFQVLSCLQQLAQVSQYTVLVSLLQPARETYQLFDDIVLMAEGKIVYHGPRSCILNFFELCGFKCPRRKGAADFLQEVLSKKDQEQFWGLGDETYNFVTVDQFCERFKTCYVGQNLAMELLEPKAKEHSSALSFSIYSLSKWKLLKVCFARELLLMKRNAFIYKSKSLQVGLVALLTGTVFLRTHLSKDTTHANSYMSSLFFALIFLIVNGLPEMAMTINRLPVFYKQRDCCFYPAWAYAIPAFFTKIPVSLVESVTWTCITYYLIGYTPQASRFFRHLLVLFLMHSTSLSLFRCVVSYCQTAPVSSVGSTLSFIFFLLCGGFVIPPTSIPNWLKWVFWISPMSYGEICLTGNEFLAPRWEKITVSSVTLGRSILMDRGLDFPSIFYWISVGALIVFILLLNIGFAIGLTTIRRTSQALVSRDKLTKLQGADLANFEDMMNKSSMSPRATLYIPNTIGKVIPFKPLAISFRDVNYYVDTPMAMREKGYAEGKLQLLHNITGSFQPGVLSVLMGVTGAGKTTLLDVLAGRKTGGVIEGDIRIGGYPKVQETFARISGYCEQIDVHSPQVTVWESVVYSAWLRLPTEIDPEMRHDFVKEVLETIELDEVRDTLVGLPGANGLSTEQRKRLTIAVELVSNPSIIFLDEPTSGLDARAAAIVMRAVKNVADTGRTVACTVHQPSIEIFEAFDQLMLMKQGGKLIYSGPLGQNSCEVIQYFQAILGVPLIKDDYNPSTWMLEVTSRSMETYLGVDFAQIYSESSLYKDNDVMVKRLSIPSPETSDLHFLTQFPQKFLEQFKACLWKQCLSHWRSPSYNLVRILIVALSSLIFGVLYWQQGNIDHINNREGLFTILGSMYCTFLYTGIKNSQSVMPFVSVERSVMYRERFAGMYSPWAYSIAQLAMEIPYVAIQVLLLLFIAYPMIGYAWTTIKLLWFFYTMFCTLLYFVYLGMVVVSLTPNNQVATILSSMCFITQNLMAGFIVPGPKIPKWWIWLYRIIPTSWTLNVFFTTQFLYDDDKNIMVSGEIIPMMSFAKNYFGYSRDLLPLAAVMLAIFPVFFGIIFAYSISKLNFQRR from the exons ATGATGATAGGACCATCAAAGGCACTCTTCATGGACGAGATATCCACTGGGTTGGACAGTTCTACTACCTTCCAGGTTCTTTCCTGTCTCCAGCAACTGGCTCAAGTCTCACAATACACTGTATTGGTTTCACTACTTCAACCAGCACGAGAGACATATCAACTTTTTGATGATATTGTACTAATGGCTGAAGGAAAAATTGTATACCATGGTCCTAGAAGCTGTATTCTTAATTTTTTTGAACTATGTGGATTCAAGTGTCCAAGGAGAAAAGGAGCAGCAGACTTCCTCCAAGAG GTCTTGTCCAAAAAGGACCAGGAACAATTTTGGGGCCTTGGAGATGAAACATACAACTTTGTTACTGTGGACCAATTTTGTGAGAGGTTCAAAACATGTTACGTTGGTCAGAATCTTGCCATGGAGCTTTTGGAGCCAAAAGCAAAAGAACACAGCAGTGCCCTATCTTTCAGCATCTATTCATTATCCAAGTGGAAGCTTCTCAAGGTTTGTTTTGCACGAGAGCTTCTTCTCATGAAGAGAAATGCATTCATCTACAAATCAAAATCTCTTCAG GTTGGTCTTGTTGCTTTACTTACTGGGACAGTATTTCTACGGACGCACTTGTCTAAAGATACAACTCATGCTAATAGTTACATGAGCTCATTGTTTTTCGCACTTATTTTTCTAATTGTCAATGGATTACCTGAAATGGCTATGACAATTAATAGGCTTCCAGTCTTTTATAAACAAAGAGACTGCTGCTTCTATCCTGCTTGGGCTTATGCGATACCAGCGTTTTTCACAAAGATACCAGTCTCATTAGTTGAATCCGTAACTTGGACATGCATAACTTACTACCTCATTGGTTACACACCTCAAGCATCCAG ATTCTTCCGCCACCTACTTGTGCTGTTCCTCATGCATTCGACATCACTGTCATTGTTTCGATGTGTAGTCTCGTATTGCCAAACAGCACCAGTTTCTTCTGTTGGTAGTACATTGTCATTCATATTCTTTCTTCTGTGTGGAGGTTTCGTCATTCCTCCAA CATCAATACCGAATTGGCTAAAATGGGTCTTCTGGATCTCGCCAATGTCATATGGTGAGATATGTTTAACTGGAAATGAGTTTTTAGCACCACGATGGGAAAAG ATTACGGTATCAAGTGTTACACTTGGAAGGAGCATTCTAATGGACCGAGGGCTGGACTTTCCCAGCATTTTCTATTGGATCTCTGTTGGAGCACTGATTGTCTTCATTTTATTGTTGAACATAGGGTTTGCCATTGGATTAACTACCATAAGAC GGACATCTCAAGCCCTTGTCTCTCGTGATAAGCTTACAAAACTACAAGGAGCGGACCTAGCTAATTTTGAAGACATGATGAACAAAAGCTCTATGTCACCAAGAGCTACTCTGTATATACCTAATACTATTG GGAAGGTCATACCTTTCAAACCTCTTGCGATATCATTTCGAGATGTCAATTACTACGTCGACACCCCTATG GCCATGAGGGAGAAGGGTTATGCAGAGGGTAAACTACAGTTGCTCCACAACATCACTGGATCCTTTCAACCAGGGGTTCTCTCAGTGCTCATGGGAGTCACTGGAGCTGGCAAGACAACCTTACTCGATGTTCTTGCTGGAAGAAAAACAGGAGGAGTTATTGAAGGTGACATTAGAATAGGTGGCTATCCGAAAGTGCAGGAGACCTTTGCTAGGATATCAGGCTATTGTGAGCAGATTGATGTTCATTCTCCCCAGGTCACAGTATGGGAGTCTGTTGTGTATTCAGCTTGGTTACGTTTGCCAACAGAAATTGACCCAGAGATGAGACAT gaTTTTGTTAAGGAAGTTCTGGAAACGATAGAACTGGATGAAGTTCGAGACACTTTGGTCGGACTACCTGGAGCAAATGGGCTATCTACCGAGCAACGCAAACGGCTCACAATTGCAGTTGAGCTTGTCTCCAACCCTAGTATCATTTTCCTGGATGAGCCAACATCAGGATTGGATGCGAGGGCTGCTGCTATAGTCATGCGCGCAGTGAAGAATGTTGCAGATACCGGAAGAACTGTTGCATGCACGGTTCACCAACCAAGTATTGAAATATTTGAGGCATTTGATCAA TTGATGCTAATGAAACAAGGTGGAAAGTTGATTTATTCTGGGCCACTTGGACAAAACTCATGTGAGGTCATCCAGTATTTTCAG GCTATTCTTGGAGTACCTCTTATCAAGGATGACTATAACCCATCTACATGGATGTTAGAAGTTACATCACGATCCATGGAGACATACCTAGGAGTCGATTTTGCACAGATATACAGTGAATCATCATTATACAA GGACAATGATGTAATGGTGAAACGGCTGAGTATACCATCACCAGAAACAAGTGATCTCCATTTTCTGACGCAGTTCCCACAGAAATTCTTGGAGCAGTTCAAGGCCTGCCTCTGGAAACAATGTTTGTCACACTGGAGATCCCCGTCCTACAACTTGGTGCGGATTTTAATTGTAGCTCTTTCCTCCCTCATCTTTGGGGTTCTGTACTGGCAGCAAGGCAACATAGATCACAT AAACAACCGGGAAGGATTGTTCACCATATTGGGGTCAATGTATTGCACTTTTTTGTACACTGGCATAAAAAACTCTCAATCAGTCATGCCCTTTGTCTCCGTCGAACGCTCAGTCATGTACAGAGAAAGGTTTGCAGGAATGTACTCGCCTTGGGCCTACTCCATTGCGCAG CTGGCCATGGAGATACCATATGTGGCCATACAGGTACTACTATTATTGTTTATAGCATATCCAATGATCGGTTATGCATGGACAACAATCAAGCTTTTGTGGTTCTTCTATACAATGTTCTGCACACTGCTGTACTTTGTCTACCTTGGAATGGTGGTTGTATCACTGACCCCCAACAATCAAGTGGCTACTATATTGTCTTCAATGTGCTTCATTACTCAAAACCTCATGGCTGGCTTCATAGTGCCTGGTCCC